A region of the Sphingobium yanoikuyae genome:
CCCAGGGTATCGAGTTTATCGCTCATGACGCCGGCCTTTTCTTTCGTTCGAGAAATCCCGGAATTCTTCGACGCCGTTGATGCGCCAAGTGACATGGATTCGATAAGGCCGTTTTGACGCTCCCTCATAAACGGGAACGATATGAACAACGACCTTCTTTCCGCCGCGCAGTGCCTGCGTCCATCTATCTTCCATAGCGCGGTAGGCGCCTCGATTGAAATTCCGATCCTGGGCGAAATGGTTGAAGCTGTCGCCGGGACCGTTGAAACGGGCAGCAATGAAATGACCGCCATCGTCACCGGGGCGACGATCCGGCTGACCTGCCTGAGCTTGCGCTTGGCGGGAGCGTTTGGCGATCGGCCCATCCGTAAGTTCGGCAATAATTTCTCTTGGGCGAGCGATGACGTCGATATCGAACGCATAGCCATTTCTCACTTCCCGCTGCCAGTTCGAGTTCAGTAGCTGGCTTTCCAGCGACGGCGGATCAGCCGGATCGGGCGGCAAGTCCCCGCCATGCGTATCCATATAATGGGCAAGGGCGACGACCTTGTTCTTGGCTGCCCGCCCCGCATCCAGATAGGCCTGATGTGGCAGCTTCAGCCGTTGTCCGATCTGCAAGGGGCGATCGAGCGGCATGTTGTTCAGCCAGGCGAGGTCCGCAGCCGTCAGCCCCTGGCGCTGGGCGGCGATACGGCTGAGCGTGTCGCCCTGTTTGACCATGTAGAGCGAATGATTGGCGGGGTGATCGGCGCGAAAGCGATCGCGATCGGGCGCACCATTTCGCCTTGTCGCCAACGGTGACGATGGCCGTGCGACGCCGGTGCCACCGGGACGGGACGAAGGCGCATTTGCATTGCCACCCGTGGCGCCGAAATAGCGGCCCTGTCCACGGAAGGTGAAGCGACCGTTTTCCTCGTCATGCCAAGGGTTGAATTTCACCTCGATCGCGTCCGGCCCGATACGCCGACCGGTGCGGAGATAAAGACTGAATGCGGTTTCGCGATTGGATCGAACGGACTCCCTCTCGGTCATCGACACGCCCCCCAATGATGAAAGAATCACCTATCATGATTGAAAGAACAAATAAAGAACAAATGATCGAGGAGCGCACCTCGGCACCTTGCCACGCCCCGCCACCCCGGATCGCAATAATCCCGATATCCAGACCCGCCGCCGCTTGCTAAGTCTGGGCCAGATAAAGGGTCGCTTCTGCCAAGATATGCCAGGGGAAGCCGGTGATGACCAAAGCCTTGACCAACGGCCTGCTGGCCTGCGCGCTCGCGGCGCTGGCCGGATGCAACGAGCCGCCCACCAGCCAGGACACACAGATCGCCGCGACCGACGCGATGAGCCATGACGCCGCCGTCACGCAGATCGAGAAGGTGCAGCTCAAGCCCGGCCAGTGGGAAGGGCGCTTCGTGATGGAGCG
Encoded here:
- a CDS encoding DNA/RNA non-specific endonuclease, whose translation is MTERESVRSNRETAFSLYLRTGRRIGPDAIEVKFNPWHDEENGRFTFRGQGRYFGATGGNANAPSSRPGGTGVARPSSPLATRRNGAPDRDRFRADHPANHSLYMVKQGDTLSRIAAQRQGLTAADLAWLNNMPLDRPLQIGQRLKLPHQAYLDAGRAAKNKVVALAHYMDTHGGDLPPDPADPPSLESQLLNSNWQREVRNGYAFDIDVIARPREIIAELTDGPIAKRSRQAQAQAGQPDRRPGDDGGHFIAARFNGPGDSFNHFAQDRNFNRGAYRAMEDRWTQALRGGKKVVVHIVPVYEGASKRPYRIHVTWRINGVEEFRDFSNERKGRRHER